The genomic interval CTACACTGTATTACCCCAAAGGCCATCATTTGACTGTCTTCCCCCAACCTTTATCTCCTCTGTATAGTCCTTATTCTGGTGGATACAGCTATTATTCACCCAATTCCTAGGCCAGAAAACCTGGAAGTCTCCCAagattcctccttccctcttcttcaCATCTAGTTGGCCACTGAGTTTTGTGGGTTCTATTTCCTAAATCaatctgttcattcattccataTTGTGCCAGGAGTATGCCATGATGAATTGGATAAGACTCCTACCCGCAGCTTCAAGCAGCTTACTGTCTTAATGAGGGCATTCTGCAAATGAACAACCCATTCTACAGCACGGTGGTACAGGCAAGAAAGGGGTAAGTAGAGTCCTGGGAGGGAACACCTCGGGGCTTTATAATTTATCTTGGGAAGCCCGAGGGCTTTTCTCCTGGCAATGCCTCTGCTGAAATGTGAAGGACGCGTACGCAGGGGAAGCAAATGCAACTTTCTGTAGGCTAGAACAGAGTAGTGGAAGTTCACTAGGTCCGCAGAGATTAGCCTGGTCGCTGGTCTCCAGCCCGGTCCTAATCCAGTAACTACGCTGCCCAGTGGCTTTccaaaactcaaaagaaaaagccCAGCACAGTCCTTCCTGTTCCTGGAAGTTTGCACTGCAAGTCTCCCATCACTTGTCATTCGCTCATGGAGTATTTACTTAACACCTACTCTGTGCACGTACCATATTGATAGCGGCCTCAAGGGTGCTTCCACCCTTTATGGAATGTTTACTCTACTGGAGCAGATAGACCGTGGGGGGCATTCCCGGGatgctgggggctgggaggcCACGTTAGAAGCTGACACTGAAGATGTCAGCTACCCTTTAAGGACCCATGTGCCTCGCTGCCCACTGCTTACCCCGTCACTGGGGGCTCCGGGCCTGCCACCGGCTTTTCCTCTGAAGGGATAAGCAAGTGCTCATTTCACTGCCCTGAGTGCCCTTCTGCCCTCGCCCGAGGCCACTGCCCGCCTGTGGCCAGCTCCAGCGCTGCGTTCTCCTCGCGTGGCCACACTCATCGGCGCGCGGCTCTGCCAAGGGGGCTGACGCGGCGCGCACGGCCAGGGAGCTCCTGGGGGCAGACGCCGTCCAGCCTCCCTGCCGCCGAGTGCCTACTCCAGACCGGCTCGCTCTCTTCCGAGGCGCCCCCAACGCCCGGGCCGGAGAGCGGGCCCCCGGGGCGACGGACGACCCTACGCACACGTGGGCACAGCCTGGAGGCCGCGGGGACCCTCTCCCATGGGGGCGACGGGAGACGTCCTGCCGGTAGACCTTGGCAAGGGGGTCGTGCTCCCTGCCCGCCCCCCTCCCGGAGCCCCGGCATGGACGTGCGGGGTCGCGCCCAGCCGGGAGCGCGCGCGCCCGGCGCCTCCGAGGTCTCCGCAGCGGCTCGGGGCGGGCGGAGGAGGGGCCGAAGGCGGGGCGGCCACAGCCTCCGCCATTCCCGGCCCCCCCCGACCGCGGCGCACCgcctccccgcccccgcccgccCTCCCCCACCGCGCGCGCTCCGCCCGCCCCGGAGCCTCGCCCTCCGCCACGATGAGCAAATGAGCGCGAGCGAGGGCATGAAATTTAAATTCCACTCAGGGGAGAAAGTGCTGTGCTTCGAGCCTGACCCCACCAAGGCGCGAGTGCTGTACGATGCCAAGGTGCCGCCGCGGAAGGACAGGGAGGAGGCGCGGGCTGGGAGACCCGGGGACCgaaggcgggggcgggggcggatGGCCGCGCGGAGCTGGGGGACCGGCCGGGCTCTTCGGCCTGCGAGGAGGGGTGCGGCCGGCAGGGGGCGCTCATAGGGCGCTGCGCGTGGGAGTAGGGGCGGGGTCTGGGGTGCTTCCGCTTCCTTCCGTCAGCCCGGGCGACGCACGCGCGATCGGTAGCCTCGCCCGTGCTTTGTTGCGTTACCGGGGCTACCGTTTGCGACCCCGACACCGACGCGGGCCGCTGAGGGAGGAGGCCTCTCGAATACGGTTTCTGTCATCGCGTTGTCTCTCCTCCTGTGCGGCCAGTGCCGGGTGGGCTCCTGTTGGATGCCCTGGTCGTCCGATCCAGGTTCTAATTCGTAGTTCCACGGCGCTGGCCGCTGACTTGAGACGTCGTGTCCCTGGGATCCTAGTCCGATTTAGGCCCCATCCCTCCTGTAAGCCGTGAACCTTACTCCGAGGGCAAGGTTGGCCCAGTGTTTTCTTCATACCCCAGGGCCTTGCAGCATTGACGTTTTCAAACCCTAAAGGATTTACGTGGGTCTGACCATAGTTGACGGGATTCGCGCCCCGTGCCGGTCCTCCTGAGTCTCCGGTAGCTGAGCCACATCTTGCAGCTCCTCGGATTTGGGTGGAGGGCAGGACTTGGCACCCGGCCTCCCAGATCCCCAAGGAAGGCGCCCACATGCTTTCATTTCAGGTGGTCATTTTAGAGACCTGGGTTCCTGGCGCCCCCTGGGCGAAGCCTTAGGTGATAGGGACAAAGGCAGCCCCAGGTGGGTCTTTGGCTGCTCTGTCCTTTAGAAATGCTAAAGGACATCCCTAAAGGGATGAGCTTAGTGTGCCTTCAGTTCCCTCTGCCGCTCTTGTCTTCTAACCACATCTGCTTTCCCTCCTTGTTCTCCCGGCCCCAGAGTCTGTTGGTGGAGGGGCATGCCCCATCATTAGTCTTAGATGTTCTCTCTAGGGAAACAGCAGGGAGGGATTACAGAGTCTCCAGCCAGCGGTCCGGGCCCTGAATTTAGGGGAGCCCGGGGGACTACAACTCCCAGAGGTCTCGAGGCTGCAGTTCTCGTCTAGCCTGTACTCTCCCCTTAGTGACACATCGGCTGGCCAATGGCTTCAGAAACCTCACACTGTCTCATGCTCAGAGACCAATCATGGGGCGGTTGGACGGATGTTTCCTATTTTGAAGGCGTCCACTGGggggaaaaatgaaaggaaaaatatttcaacCCAGCCCTCGGTCTAAAAGAGGAgagaatgctttcttttctttaaaaagggtCTATGAATTAGTTTTCCTGATCTAActtctaattttctttatgttctgTCACTTGTGGGCAATATTTCTTGGTTTCAGATTGTTGATGTTATTGTTGGGAAAGACGAAAAAGGCAGGAAGATCCCAGAATATCTGATCCATTTTAATGGTTGGAACAGAAGGTGAGTGAACTTGTTAAACCAGACTGAAAACTAATTGTCTTTGCGGCACAGAAGCATTGCCTAATTCTTTAAGTTTTAGAAACACTTGTAGAGAAGTTTgattcatttcctgtttttacTTTGTTACAGATCTTGCCTATAATGAGGAATAGTTTTAAGTAGATTGTATTTGAACTCTGTCTGGGTGATTTTGAAAACTCCAATTGTTTCTGTGTCTGAATGAGTTACTTTTTCAGTTTATTTGCctctttgtgattttaaaatatttgaatcgTTTTCTAAAAAGGAATTGTGGGCCATTTTTATTGGTGTGAGGTGCTTTTAGCCTTTGTTTCATATCAAACTAAAGtactgaattttccttttttgttcaaTTAGCTGGGATAGATGGGCAGCCGAAGATCATGTGCTTCGTGATACCGATGAAAATCGTAGATTACAGCGTAAATTGGCAAGAAAAGCTGTAGCTCGCCtgtaagaatataaaaatcaagATATAAATGTTATGCAATGTATTTTCTCTTAGTGTCTTAGATTTTTAtgatataaaagtaataaaatgactaacatttattaagtaattttACATATTGAAAGTGTGTAAGGGGAAGACTATTCCTATGGCATTGTGAATAACCTCAGTGTTTTCAGAGTGGTTACTGTGTAATTTCCTGAAATGGAAATTACCATTTATGTTCTAAAGTTTAATTTTGTTCAGGtgcatttcattctttattatgtCTCGTTTTGATCCCAAGGCTCACAAGTTCAATGTCAAAATGTACTTCTGTTGTTTGCTACTGTTTTTCAGGAGGAgcacaggaagaaagaagaagcgCTGCAGGTTGCCTGGTGTTGACTCTGTCTTAAAAGGCCTCCCCAgtgaagagaaagatgaaaatgacGAAAACTGTGAGTAGCttaacttcattttctttggCTGAAAGAACTTCCACGTAGACTGAGAGAAGGAGTCATTGAAATTCTAGAGAGGGAAACACTTCAACCTCATTATGTATAATATTTGCCCCATTTATTTTTGACAATTAAAGTAGCAGTCAATATAAGAAGTCAAGAAGTCAGTAATAGAACCTTAGCAGAGTCATGCTTGTGACTACTGCCCTCTTGACCAGCGTCTTTGTGCAACCCCCCACGGGTGTGTTCTCATGGGATCTGTTCTCTCTTTGGGACCTCCCAGCCTTGGTCCCACTTATGAATGCAATAGGAAACTGTAGAATCCTAACTGACAGAACACGTTCAGATCATTAGCTTGTATGATTTTACATCCATTGAAATTGGTtgtcaaaatagtttttttttttttttttgagacagagtcttgctcttgtcgcctgggctggagtgcaatgtcacgatattggctcactgcaacctccgcctcccaggttcaagggattctcctgcctcagtctcctctcctgagtagctgggattacaggcacccaccaccaggcccggctaatgtttgtatttcaagtagagacggggttttgccattttggccaggctggtctcgaactcctgaccttatgatccacccatcttggcctccaaaagtgctgggtttacaggtgtgagccactgtgcccagccaataattttCTACTGTAAATGATACAGTATTTGTGTtcagcatttaaaatatacatggaaCTACAGTTTATTATTTCTAGTAGCACCGACACTACATGTGAAGATTTGTAGACATAAGGGTTGGTGGAGGATATAATGCGGGTTTACCAGATGcttttgtttcacttagcattaaACAGTTCCTCTGACAGTGCTGAAGACAAGGATGAAGAAATAAGTGAAGAAAGTGATATTGAAGAAAAGACTGAAGTGGTATAAAGTTTTTATTGTAAACACTTTCTCTTTGTTACATATTTTAATGGTAAAAATTCATGGTGAAATATTCTTCCAGCTGTGAATTGTTTTCTAAAGATACATCTTTTAAACCAATAATGTAAATTTTTGTttgacatttaaagaaaaacaatcctTATTTATAATCACCATGTGAGTCTCTTAATGGGTCTTTATGCCCCCAAAGTGTTTCCACAAATTATGGTTATCTTTCCAgtcaaattatttgttttatgatgattaatatttttaatggagcCTGCAGAGTGTGATGTCTTCTGCCTGCATCCAAAGTTAGTATAGATTCTAGTGGTAAACttaaatgggaaagaaagaaagtaaatatttgtattGTGTTGCGTGCCCCCAAACAAGTTAATTTTTGCCCTTTAACATGCTTTTCATTAGAACACGTGGCATACTGGGAGTGCTGAGGATTAGCTGGGTTTGTTTCATAGCAGACTCTCACATGTTAGTCTTTCTTTGGATATTGACTCtgctgttttaaataattaaaagtggaattttgatattccagaaacAAGAACCGGAGCTTCAAACAAAAagggaaatggaagaaagaacAATAACTATAGAAATTCCTGAAGTTCTGAAGAAGCAGCTGGAGGATGATTGTTACTACATTAATAGGAGGAAACGGGTATGTAGGGAGAGTGTATAAAATAGTGATTTGTTTAGAAATTTCATTTAGCCATATTTTGCAATTGTAGACTTAAGCAATAGCGAATCTTGGAGGAATGaaatttatgtttttcagcttTGTACTGAGTTAGGTTTTAAAGTTCTCTGCCGGTGGTGCTGTGCAGCTGATTAAATTATAACTCACACAGCCCTGGTTACCCATTAGGGTTGTTTCGGGAGCTTTCCAGAATTTCTGCTGCTTatgcttcagcccagaagttaaGAATTAGTTGATCTGTGGTGCAGCCCAACTGTAGGTATACTTGAAGGGGCTCCCAAAGTTGTTCTAACAGATCACCAGGGTTAGGAATCACTGCTTATGTCTATTCATAACAGTAATATTGTAATCAACGTCAGGTCATgatcacaaaggaaaaaagatcAAACAAGTTGAGAACAGATTTAAGAAGTTCAAACAGAATtggctttgctttatttttgagttaaaGAATGATACATACATGACCAGTGTTTCTCGATATGTGGCTTGTTACATTAGGATTCGTACATCAGATGTCTATATTTTTGTTAACAGTTAGTGAAGCTTCCATGCCAGACTAACATCATAACCATTTTGGAATCCTATGTGAAACATTTCGCTATCAATGCAGCCTTTTCAGCCAATGAGAGACCTCGTCACCATCACGTTATGCCACATGCCAACATGAACGTGCATTATATCCCAGCAGAAAGGAAGTGAGTACTggcatgttttctgttttgtggttCTCTGCGAATTAGAGAGGCGGCTTCCATTTAGAACAGGGGACTCTTGTCTCTACTCACTTATTTTGAATTCATGTAATATTTAGTGACTTATTCATAATTCACTGAATCATCAATCTCATATTAAAACCTTGTCACCTGTGAAATCTTCAGTACTTCAGTAACTATTTACACATCTGATGTGGATGCATTGAAAAATGTCCTGCCTCAGCACTGAGACAGATTTTCAGTGTTACTGTTTAGGGCGAGAACGTTCCTTGAGAAGCACCAGAATGGGCAGTGAGGATTTCTCAAAGTTTATTTGCAAACAGATTTTCATTCCAGTTAGAGAAAGCTCCCTTGTATCCTGCCGGGCACACATGACTCAGCTAGACCAGAGGCAGAAAGGTGGAGTGTTGGAGTTAAAGGGGTGAGGGGCTCACTAGGGTCAACCCCTTTCAGCTCCCAGTGGTAGGGACATGTCCACCTGTCTGCTTAAGCAGCACAGGCTGCTGGATACCTCATGTGGCCTTGaacatatttatttgtgtttagTGGGATAAGTTAAAGTGACTGCTGTCCTTTCTGCACTTTATATTTTGCTATGTAATCTTGACAGTATCTATAAATCCAtttcattttgtgtgtatgtaggtACAATATATAATGTTTAAAACTCCCCTATGAAAAATGGGCAGCTTCATTGTGAAATTTTGGAAAGTACCTCCTACTTCATTGTGTCTCTAATCTCTTCTTAATCTTCCCAGTGTTGACCTTTGTAAGGAGATGGTGGATGGATTACGAATAACCTTTGATTACACTCTCCCATTGGTTTTACTGTATCCATATGAACAAGCTCAGTATAAAAAGGTGACTTCGTCTAAGTTTTTTCTTCCGATTAAGGAGAGTGCCACAAGCACTGCCAGGTAAGTTAGATAGCCTGCACTTTCCCCTTAGATGTCAGATCCTTCTTTTGAGGAGTTCAGTCTGATGCTGTGGTCTACCATGtttggaggagggaagggaatgaaaagtgtctgtcctagtggttttcttttttctggataAGCTAAATCGTCATTCACTGTCATATGGTTCTGGCGGAGTCTACCAAGTGAAGACCCCAGCACAGAGAACTTTGGTGGGATGATGAGCAGCTATCCCATTTGTGGgaagacagcagggggtggggtgaagAGAGCACAGGCCGAGAAGGGTGGAAGGGGCAGGTTGAATTGAGCACCCTCACTGGCTGTTTGTGTTAGTTGGGGAGATTCCTTAGGACCCTCCTTCTTTTGCAGGTTTGTGACGGAGTGAAGGTAGGCCTCGCTAGTGGTAGTAAATGGGAATGTCCATACAGGGCCTGCAACCTTTGGCCTTCAGGAAAAGTTACTTCTCTTCTTGCTCTGTGATGGCACCACTTTTCTTCTCTCAGTGACCAAGCATGCTCTGTTCTTTttgggggtgcagggagggggaTCCCACATCCTAAAGTCCTTCCTTTAATCTCTATAAGGTGTTGtgtttcctccctcttccctctcttcctgagAAAGTGGTCTGTTTTCATGATTTCCACTCATCCGTCTCTTCTCTTAACCACTTACCATCTGCCTTCATCTGCTGCTGTGCCGCACAACCCTGCCTGCAGGTGTACTGATAACCTCCCTCCTGCCGTACACTGCCCTTTGCCTCAGCAccttcccctgccctccctttctttctttgcttcatgGCTGTGGGCTCCCCAGCTTCTCTGTCTGCCTGGCCACCATCTCCTCAGCCAGCCTTCCTTTGGTAgcttctccctcctttccctttcccatgTCAGTTTTACCCTAGGTGAGAGGCCTGCAGGACTCACTGGGGACCTGCTTCCAAGTCACCAGGGCCTAATTGAATCCTTAAGACTCCTCCGGggagggcggggtgggggggcgtGTGTTTTCACACAGCAACCCCGATGCTTTTCCTAGTCCTGCCAGTAGTTACATTTCGATGAGCTGATAGGGTATTCTCGTTGTCTAGACCAGCATTTCTCAGCGTCGGCCCTAGTGCTGTTTTGAACCAGATCTTTCCTGGTTGTGGGGCTCCTTGTGTGATACAGGACGcttagcagcattcctggccttCATCCACGAGATGCCAATAGCACGTTTTTCCTCAgttgcagcaatcaaaaatgtctccaggcgtTGCTGTTTGTTCCCTGTCAGGGCAGTGTTGCTCCCACTTGAGACCCACTGCTCTAAGACACATATACCGGGGGCATCACAGTCTTTAGTGCCAGCGTTACAGAGTTATGGACAGGGTCCAAATGACTTAGGTACAGATTTACAGCCCTCCTGGAGTGGAGAGAGCATTTCGTGTCTTCAGAAGCCCTCCATGTTCTGGAAA from Callithrix jacchus isolate 240 chromosome X, calJac240_pri, whole genome shotgun sequence carries:
- the MSL3 gene encoding MSL complex subunit 3 isoform X3; the protein is MGATGDVLPIVDVIVGKDEKGRKIPEYLIHFNGWNRSWDRWAAEDHVLRDTDENRRLQRKLARKAVARLRSTGRKKKRCRLPGVDSVLKGLPSEEKDENDENSLNSSSDSAEDKDEEISEESDIEEKTEVKQEPELQTKREMEERTITIEIPEVLKKQLEDDCYYINRRKRLVKLPCQTNIITILESYVKHFAINAAFSANERPRHHHVMPHANMNVHYIPAERNVDLCKEMVDGLRITFDYTLPLVLLYPYEQAQYKKVTSSKFFLPIKESATSTARSQEELSPSPPLLNPSTPQSTESQPTTGEPATPKRRKAEPEALQSLRRSTRHTTNCDRLSESSASPQPKRRQQDTSASMPKLFLHLEKKTPVHSRSSSPIPLTPSKEGSAVFAGFEGRRTNEINEVLSWKLVPDHYPPGDQPPPPSYIYGAQHLLRLFVKLPEILGKMSFSEKNLKALLKHFDLFLRFLAEYHDDFFPESAYVAACEAHYSTKNPRAIY
- the MSL3 gene encoding MSL complex subunit 3 isoform X1 is translated as MSASEGMKFKFHSGEKVLCFEPDPTKARVLYDAKIVDVIVGKDEKGRKIPEYLIHFNGWNRSWDRWAAEDHVLRDTDENRRLQRKLARKAVARLRSTGRKKKRCRLPGVDSVLKGLPSEEKDENDENSLNSSSDSAEDKDEEISEESDIEEKTEVKQEPELQTKREMEERTITIEIPEVLKKQLEDDCYYINRRKRLVKLPCQTNIITILESYVKHFAINAAFSANERPRHHHVMPHANMNVHYIPAERNVDLCKEMVDGLRITFDYTLPLVLLYPYEQAQYKKVTSSKFFLPIKESATSTARSQEELSPSPPLLNPSTPQSTESQPTTGEPATPKRRKAEPEALQSLRRSTRHTTNCDRLSESSASPQPKRRQQDTSASMPKLFLHLEKKTPVHSRSSSPIPLTPSKEGSAVFAGFEGRRTNEINEVLSWKLVPDHYPPGDQPPPPSYIYGAQHLLRLFVKLPEILGKMSFSEKNLKALLKHFDLFLRFLAEYHDDFFPESAYVAACEAHYSTKNPRAIY
- the MSL3 gene encoding MSL complex subunit 3 isoform X2, which produces MSASEGMKFKFHSGEKVLCFEPDPTKARVLYDAKIVDVIVGKDEKGRKIPEYLIHFNGWNRRRSTGRKKKRCRLPGVDSVLKGLPSEEKDENDENSLNSSSDSAEDKDEEISEESDIEEKTEVKQEPELQTKREMEERTITIEIPEVLKKQLEDDCYYINRRKRLVKLPCQTNIITILESYVKHFAINAAFSANERPRHHHVMPHANMNVHYIPAERNVDLCKEMVDGLRITFDYTLPLVLLYPYEQAQYKKVTSSKFFLPIKESATSTARSQEELSPSPPLLNPSTPQSTESQPTTGEPATPKRRKAEPEALQSLRRSTRHTTNCDRLSESSASPQPKRRQQDTSASMPKLFLHLEKKTPVHSRSSSPIPLTPSKEGSAVFAGFEGRRTNEINEVLSWKLVPDHYPPGDQPPPPSYIYGAQHLLRLFVKLPEILGKMSFSEKNLKALLKHFDLFLRFLAEYHDDFFPESAYVAACEAHYSTKNPRAIY